The nucleotide sequence CGCCCGCGCCGTCGCCAGCGCCCGCCTGACGCTGACGGGGCTCGCTACCCATTGGCCGCCGCGCCTTCCTGGGACACGCCCCTCCCGCCGGAACGACCCAATAGGCGCCCAGCAAGGGGGCGGAGTCACGGAGACGGAGTGACGCCGGCGGGCGTGCGGGCTGGTCAAGTGGGCTTGACCTTGACGGGAGGGGCGTGGGGAGGAGCAGGCTGGGCGCGCGGTCGCCGCCATTGGCCAccggggcaggggcggggccaAGCGTGGGCGGAGTCTCATAAGGTGTGAGGGTGGGCGGAGCCCCCCCAGGGGCGGTGCTcgctgggggctcccggctggGGCAGGATCGGGCCcgtcccgccgcccgccgccccccgcccccgtccccgCACAGCGGCGCGGCAGCAGGCGCGGGGTCAGCACAGCCAGCTTTACTGGGGGGCGTCCCGCACAGCGGCGACGCAGGGAGCACCCGCTCCGCATCCGGACCcccgcggcccccggccccgccgccggcgcgggctccagcccccggccccccgcgccgagcccgcggccccggggcggcccACGCCGGTCAGGGTGCGCGGCGGTGGGCGCGCAGGCGGCGCAGGCGCTCGCGCCGCAGCCGCAGCACGAGGTCGGGGTGCAGGAGGGACCCCCCCGGCAGCCGCCCCCGCAgccgctgccgccgcgcccGGGACAGGTGGAAGCTGCACGGGGTGGGCACGTTCTCGTAGGAGACGCGGCACGGCCGCGTGGCCGCCTCGTAGCCCTCGGCCCGCGCCGTCACCTCGTACTCGCCCGGGTTCAGCAGCCGCCAGTAGTCCCCGTCGAAGGCTGCGACAGCGGGGGTCAGGCGCCCCATGGGGCGCTGGTGCTGCCACACACCCGCCACCATCCCAGCCCCGGCCCCATTCCCGTCCAAGtgcctctccccatcccatccccatgcACATCCCCAATCCTATTCCTGTCCCCGTCCCATCCCCATTCCCAGccattcccatccccatcccataCCCTTTCCCCACCTATTATTTCCATATCCCCACCCCCAGTCCCTTCCTGCCCCATTCCATCCTCAACtccatcccacccccatcccattgctgtccctgtccccatccccattccTATCTCCACACCCAATCCCATTCCTGTCTCCATCCCACCCCCGTTCCCAGACTaaccccatccccatccccgtcccaCCGTACCCGTCCGGACATCGTGGTTGATGCCATCCACAGAGATGATGGCGTTGGCGATGCCCTGCTCCGTGTCTCTGTCCCGAACCACCCCCTTGATCCCACGGTGCACCTGGGGGCCGCAGGCCAGAGTAGGCATCAGTGGGGTAGGCACGCAGGTGGCACAtgcgtgcacacacacgtgcacgcgcatgcacacacacacgtgtgcacacCCTCAGCCCCACTCAGTGCTCTTCGTGCCCAGACTCTGGTGCAGGGCACGGTGCCAGGGCACATGCGGCAGGCAGCACACACCCGCGGCACACGCGTGCCATGGGCGGCACCGGCACACGTGGCACGCGCACCCTGCATGCGCGAAACCTCCCAGGGAGTGCACACACCGTGTGGGGTGCACGCCTGCACTGCGCGGGGCACGCACCTGCCCTGAGCATGGGggcaccccgcaccccggcaCGGTGCACACACGCACCTCGCATGCTGAGCCCATGCTCCGTGCCCATGGAGGTGCCTGTGGGAGGTGCGGGGGGACATGGAGCCTTGGGGGGTGGTTTGGGGACCCCCGAGCTGTGTCCTGCTGCCACCCACTCAGCCCCTGCTGAAAGGCCAACCCCTTGGTGCCCACAACCCCCTGTGGGACCCTGCAGtgtccccccaacccccccacgACCCTGGGGCCAcctgggggtccccatccccgACCTGCTCCATGTAGAGCAGCAGGGACTCCCGGTTGTTCTCCCACTCGGCCGGCAGCTCGGAGGCGTGCGGGAACTTGTCGCACGAGAGCTCCACCGTGATCTCGAAGCAGTTGGTGTGCAGGTAGCTGAAGTCATTCATGCCTGTGCAGGACAGCGGGGGGTGTCAGGAGGGTCCCCGGACgctgtcccccaccccctccgcccccgccccccactCACTGCCAGGCACCGTGTGCCAGTTGGCCCCGTTGATGATGTTGCCGAAGCGGATGAAGTCGTCGTAGTGGCAGAGGCGCCGCTCCTCGCTGGCCATGGCCAGGTTGGAGGTGGCGTAGACGGTGGCCAGCCACCGGAAGACCCCGTCGTCGGCGGTGGGGGTCAGCTCCTGCGCCTTCCAGTAGGTGCGGGTCATGTCGAAGGGGTAGGTGACCACCAGCTCCCCCCCGTGCAGGTTGGCGCTCAGCACGAAGGGGTACCGCTGCATCCAGTCGATCACCGCCCGCGTCTCGGGGGCCACCTGGGGGGACCCCGCGTCAGAGGGGGGTGCGGTGAGTACCGGTGGTGAACCCACCGGGCTGGGGGAAAGGCTCCTGTCACCCCCTCCTTAGGCCACACGGCCGAGACCCCACGGGTCTGTCCCCGGCGCAGCCCCCCATGGGTGGGCATCACGCAGGTGCgacggggcaggaggaggggtgggttttgggttgcccgcggggccgggctcACCGTGGCGTTGGCGAAGGTGTAGTACTCGGGGATGGGGATGTAGTGGTTGGGGAACTCGTGGGGCACCAGGTCGTTGTCCTCGGCGTCCCACAGCGCTGTGTTGAGGTCGGCAAAGTTGTGATTGAGGTCGATGCCCTCGTAGGTCCAGCGGCCCGTGGCCCAGCCCGACAGCTCCGAGCCCTGCCAGGGGACGGGGTCACTGGGGACCGGCACCGGGACGGCCCCGCAGCAGGTCGATGCTCAGCACCCTGGGGCCGGGCAGCCCGACCCTACCAGCTTGTAGGCAGTCTCGTAGCCATCAGGGTTCATGGAGGGCAGGAGGTGGATGCGGGTCTCGGTGACCAGCTGCACCACACGGGGGTTGCCCAGCCGAAACTCCCGGCACAGGTACTCCATCAGGTTGAGCAGGAGCTCTCGGCCCAGCACCTCATTGCCGTGCATCCCCGCCACGTAGCGAAACTCAGGCTCGCCTGCCGGGCACAGCGCGCGGTGGCAGCAGGGGCTCCAGCTGCCTCGGTCCTCTGTGCCCCATGGCAGTCCCATGGCAGCCCCATGtcaccctgtccccatcccgcaCCATCCTGGGCATCCCCAGACACCCTGCCCCCATCCCACACCAGCCCGGGCGACCCCGGtcaccctgtccccatcccgcaCCAGCCCGGGCGACCCCGGtcaccctgtccccatcccacaccAGCCCGGGCACCCCAGGtcaccctgtccccatcccacaccAGCCTGGGCATCCCCAGAcaccctgtccccatcccacaccAGCCTGGGCATCCCCAGAcaccctgtccccatcccacaccAGCCCGGGCACCCCAGGtcaccctgtccccatcccacaccGGCCTGGGCATCCCCAGAcaccctgtccccatcccgcaCCAGCCCGGGTGACCCCCGTCACCCCAGCTGTCaccacccctccctgccccagagctGCAGGACACCTACCCACTTCATGCTGCCCCGGGTTGTCGGAGATCTCCATGACGTACATCTTGAGGCCAAGGTAGCTCTTCCCGATGCTGTAGATGCGGGTGATGTCGGGGCAATCATCGTTCACCCGCTTCATCAGCTGGGGAGGGCACAGTGCCCTGGGTCAGGGTCTGGGGGCACTCTGGGGGTGCAGAGACCCCCTTCCCCACACTGGGGTGCCCCCAGGGGCACAgagagcccccagccccacgccggggctgcagggagagcacCTTTCTCATCTCCTTGTAGTTGTGGTGGCGGAAATCCAGCTTGTcggtgggcaggggctggctgtgCCAGGAGTAGACATTGTTCGGGTCTGCGAGGGGCCGGGTGGGCAGAGGGGACAAGGGGGGGACACGGTCAGAGATCCTGGGACGTGGGAACAGCCCGGAACCCAACCCTGGGGTCAGCCCCGGCAGAGCGTGCCCATCCCGGGTGCTCGTGGGTGGGGGCGAGGGGCGGCGGGCAGCAGGCAGCGGGCACCCACCCGGCAGCGGGCAGCCCAGGACCTCTGCCCGCAGGCAGATGGTGCCATTCTGGAACCACGTCTGGGGGTTGATGCGGAGGTAGCGTGCCACCACCGGCGAGGGCAGCAGGTTGAGCACCGGCGTCTCGGGGTCCTTGTTCCCAGGGAAGACCTGGGGGATGGATGGATGCAGCCCGTGCGGGTCCCTGTATGTGGGGGAACCCAGCCAGGGGCTGCGGGGACAGGGGGCTGCAGCATAGCTGCCCACCGGCACCCAAAGGGTTACAGGCAccgcagctgctccagccccggcctcccctggcccccctccagcccctaATGAGGAGCAgacacagagctgctggggcGGGGGTGAGCCCGGCACCACCGAGGAACCAGAGCCCCATCGCtgccacagggctggggggcccGTGATGCTCTGCTCCCCCAAACCCACCACCCCAGCGCCCAGAGGGGTGGGTCCCCAGCACTGTCCCCCAGGAATGAGTGCACGGACCCCCAAACCTGCTCCTGGCACAGCCATggcacagggacccccaaatctactcctggcacagccctggcccagggacccccaaatcctgccccagcagtgctggcacagggACCTGGAACACTGGTACCCGGGCTGGCCAGGGGATCAGCATGGTCATCTCTGGCAGCCCCCCATCTCACTCCTCGCTGCACACACGCGTGCACACCCCGGGGTGCTTGCACGCCCCCTCCATCCTCACACACACGCATGACCCTGGTGTGCAGCACTGACACGCTCGCACCCGAGCACCAGGCTGCCGTGTTCGCCTTCGGGCGCGGCTGGCCGTGCCACGCAGCGCCGCGCACACCCGTGCATGCCCTTGCCGCGCTCACGCGCGTGCACCGGGCAGCCTGGCAGGCGGCCGGCGCGGGGACAAGAAGCCTTTGTGCCTGGTGCCCGGGGGGAAGTGCTGGGAGGATGCTCACGGGTGGGGAGGCCAAAGGCAACAGAGCTGGCTCCCAGCCCCGCTCCAGCCGGCACCGTTAACCCCCCCCGGCACGGTTAATCCTTTGCGCCCTCGCGCTGCTTGGGGAGCgggatgggctgggggtgccaggggggtccctgctcccaccacccctgcccagggctgctccccgTGGGCACATACCGCCTCCTCGGTGCCGTTGAGGCACGGCTGCCACGTGCGTGTGTCGTTGCTGACCTGGACTTTGTAGGACGTCACCCAGTCGTACCTGAGCAGGGGAGAGGGTCAGCAGGGTCCCGGCCCCCCGCCCGGGCCCCCAGGGCCGGCCCTGCCCGGTGCCTTACGTCCAGATGGAGTTGAGCCCCTGCGTGATGACGCCGGTGAAGTTGGTGAGCCTGCGGGCATCCACCTCGAGCCACTGCTCCGTGTCCTCGTGCCCCGCGCACCAGCCGCCATCGAAGAAGTCCCCATCGTAAAGCCCTGACTgcaggggggggggggtcagggatgGGAGGGGGACGCAGGGCCCTGGCCCAGGCACATCCCCACCGCCCGCACACCCCTGGCCCCGATGGTCCTGTGCGGAGCTGTGCCTGCACGGCAGCGGCATGGTACCGGGACAGCACTCTGAGCTGCACGGGGACCAAGTCCTGGGTTTAACAAGAGCCTTCAAGGGGCTGCTGCcgagccccccaccccaccatccAACATGCAGACGAACCCGGTGCTGCCGGCAGGCCTGGCTCCCACCGGCCACGGCGAGGCTGCAGGGGTCCGTGCCGCAGGCCCCCCGCCACACGTGTGCCATGCACCCACCAGACGTACGCTGCACTTGCCACACGCACGCCACGCACACGGGACACGCATGCCACGCGAACACGCCACGCACACGCCATGCACACGCCGTGTGTCCTACCTGGATGTTGAGGCGCCCGCGGTGGGCGCCCAGGCCGTAGCGCTTGTCGCTGGAGGATCGGAGCTGGGAGTCCTGCACCCGCAGGGACTCCAGCCCCAGGGGGGGGCACTctgggggcagagcagaggggtcTGGGCTCGCTCAGAGACCCCCGCGGACGGCTGCCCCCACGCAGGGGTCCCTCCCCCAGGGCGCAGGGGCAATGCCTGGCAGGACCTGGCGCAGGAATGCAGCCGGGTCCCGCAGCCGCAGCCACGACCGCAGCCAGGGCAAACCCCGCTCTGCGTCATGCAAACCCCGCTCTGCGTCATGCAAACCCCGCGCCCCGTCACGCGGACCGGCAGGGGGgacagcgggggggggggaagccctgccagcatcccccatccccacggCAGGGTGGGTGTGTGtccgcacacgcgtgtgcgtgAGCACAGCTTGCAGGGAGCGTTTCTGTGCCATCACACGCAGGGTGCGTGCAGAGGGTGGCAGCTGTGCAGGGTGCACACGCGTGACAGCACGGGGGGCCACGCGTGACAGTGTGCGCCTGGCCAGGCCGGTGGCTGGGCTCCCCCCCCGAGCGCGGGCgaagggctggggctgctccccacaTGTGCGGGTGCACGCACGGAGGCACGCAGGGGAGCACCCGCGCGTGGAGGTGTGTGCACGGCGCGGAGGCGTGCGCACACGCGTGTGTGCCTGTGCATCCCCCGCTGCCCCGTCCCCCGGCACCGAGTGTACGTACGAGGCTGCTGCGGGGGGGCTGCGTCCTCGGCTGGAGCCTTTGGCTTCTTCTTCACCACTTTCTTCTTCACGACTTTAACCCGCACCAGCTTCTTCCTGGGCGCTGGGGCTGCAGACGGACAAAGGGACCCCCGGGGTGGTGGAGTCCGGGGCCACCCGGGGCAGGAGCCTGCTGGCCCATGGGGCCCCATGcaccccatctccccccccacctccccacatGCACactccccccacagcccccaacACTCACAGGGACACCCTGGGGCACCCCCTCACCCCAcacaggctgcagcacagccccaccgcatgcacacgcacacgcatgcacacgcatgtgcacaaacacacaaatgcaAGTCACGCGCACGCAGAAACTGCACGAATGCAGGCACACACACGCAGCGTGCGCACTCAGACACGCCGacacacagatgcacacacaaaccacacacccccacatggccaaacacacatacatgcGCACGCGCACCCCTGTGCACACACACTTTAAACCACTCCCCTCCACACACTCGTGCACACACGCTCCTCTGCACACAGCCACGGACACACGGCCATGCACACGCAGAGTTGTGCACATACATGTTCCTGCACACAGagctgtgcacacacacaacacCCCTGCACACGCAGAGCTGTGCACACACATTCCTGCACACGCACATCATTGCTCACACACAGTTGTGCACACCCATGTCCCTGCTCACACACACAGTTGTGCACACCCATGTCCCTGCTCACACACACAGTTGTGCACACCCATGTCCCTGCTCACACACAGAGTTGTGCACATCCATGTCCCTGCTCACACAGTTGTGCACACCCATGTCCCTGCTCACACACACAGTTGTGCACATCCATGTCCCTGCTCACACACACAGTTGTGCACACCCATGTCCCTGCTCACACACACAGTTGTGCACATCCATGTCCCTGCTCACACACACAGTTGTGCACACCCATGTCCCTGCTCACACACACAGTTGTGCACATCCATGTCCCTGCTCACACACACAGTTGTGCACATCCATGTCCCTGCTCACACACAGAGTTGTGCACACACACGTCCCTAGACACACACATGCAGTCATGCACACATCctccctgcacacacacaccccacacgCAGAGACGTGCACACACGTCCCcggacacacacaccccacacacacccccccccagttGTGCACACACATGCCCCTGTACACCCAGAGCTGTGCACACACATcccgcacacacacacgcagagCCGTGCACACACACCTCCCGGCACACACACGTCCTTGCACACGGGTGTGCCCACACACACTCACAGCTCCGgcacctccagccccctccccgccccccgccgctccTACCTTTGGTCCCGGGACCCCCCTCCTTCGGCCGCCCGCGCTcggaggggccggggctggagggggctgcgcTGCCCGGGGCGCCCCCCGTCGCGCCTTTCGGGGGGGCGGCCGTGGTGCCCTTCGGGGGGGTGGCCCCGGTGCCTTTGGGGGGGCTCGCCGTGGTGCCCTTCGGGGGGGTGGCCCCGGTGCCTTTGGGGGGGCTCGCCGTGGTGCCCTTCGGCGGGGTCGCTGCCGTGCTTCTCGGGGGGGCCACCCCGGTGCCTTTAGGGAGGCTCGCCGTCGTGCCTTTGGGGGGTCCCGCCGTGGTGTGGGGGGAGCTCGGTACCGTTCCTCTCAGGGGGGTCGCCCCGGTGCCCTTAGGGGGTCCCGCCGTGGTGTGGGGGGAGCTCGGTACCGTTGCTCTCGGGAGGGCCGTCCCGGTGCCCGTCGGGGGTCCCGTCGCGGTGCCtcccggggcagcccccgcgGCGCCCCCGAGGGCGCCCATCCCCGTGGCGCCGGGGCGGCCGGGCTCGGGGGGGGCGGCCGCCagcccccgggggcgggggcggctggcggggggcgccgcccgggcggggggcggcaggggggccagcagcagcagcagggcgagggggaGCCCCAGCATggccgcggcggagcggagcggagcggctcccagcgctgcctgcccggccctgcctgcccccgccctcccccgccgcccctccccgcggccCCGGGTGGGCTCCCACCCCGCGgccccccttctccccagctgAGCCCGTCATTGACCCCCAACAGGCAAAGTGCCTCTGCCCGCACCTCTGCCCGCACCTCTACCCGCATCGCtccgccgggccgggctggggggcagggcaggggtccCGCCGGGCTTCCCGGGGGTCTGCGGAGGTGCTGGGTAAAACCACCGTGTCCCCactgtccccagcaccctgtggtgtccccactgtccccagcaccctgcggtgtccccactgtccccagcaccctgcgGTGTCCCTGCCATCCCGGCATAGCCAGCGTCTGACCCTGCTCCCGGGGCTGAAGGGGAGCAGCCGCTCAGCACCCCGGAGCCgatcctgccagcagccccccggCAACGctgtgcaggggagggggctgctgggcGCCGGCAGGAGGAGGCCCCGGGGGACGGATCCTGGTCCCCGTCCCACGGGAAACCCGCAGTCCCTTCCTCCATGCGTGCAGCAGTGTGCTGGGccgctgggctgcagctgggcacGGGGCTGGTGGGTGCCCACCACCCCCTGGCACTGCCAGCCGGCCCCGGCACTGCCCGTGCCTCTGCCAGGGAATGCGCCCCGGCTCTGCGGGGCTGCTCCCGAGCGGTGCCCGCGCCTGGGGTTTCGCTGCTGCCCTTGCAGGAACGCCTGAGCTGATTGCACAGCAGTTCTGGGATCAGCTGCCCagcgtgtcccccccccagaccTCTCCCGCTGCCCCCGAGTCATCCTGGGGTGGTCGCGGCTGCAccctgtgctggggggggtgtgcACTGGGTGCCCCGTGGGCCCTGAGCCATGTTCCCTGAACCCTGGCTGCTCCCGGCCCCAGCTCCCCGCTGCCAGCAGACCCCGAGTGCTTCCCGGCCAAATCCAGCTGTGCTCCCAGCCAGCGTGGCCggaggcagctggagcagctcagcCCTTCCCGACAGcgagggcagggagggctgcggggggctCCGCCATCCCCGCCTCGTTGCAGCCGTCAGCGCTGCCGGCCGAGCCCGGGGACCCGGCAGGCCCCGGGAGCTGCCCGCACGGAGCCGAGCCTGCCCGGCCTCCGCAGCCAAGCCCCGGCACAGAGCAGGCGCCGAGCAGAGGGATCCAGCCCTGGCCCCTGGCCCTGCCAGGCAGCCGGGACGCCCTGCCTGGTGCTCTGCCCCGGAGGGACCCCCGGTGGGACCGGTGCCCGCagtgccctgtgccccaggGCATCCCCGGTGGGACCGGGCACCGGCTCTGGTGAACCGctgtgccagctctgctctgccccggGTCACCTCCGCGCCGTGCCTCCCCCGGCAGCTCTGGCTGAAGCCTGCGGTGAGGTCTGAGGTgtgtgcggtgccggggccagcGGCCGGGCAGTGCTGGGCTCGCCTCCTTCGCTCCCCAGAGAGCCCAGACTGTGCAGGCACGGGGAAGGAGCAAAGCACCACGGAGACGGAGGCACGGGCAGGGGCCACCAGACCAGTGGGGTGCCCAGGGTGGGAGATGGGGGTCCAGGTCAGgaagcccaggggctgctgTCCCCCAGGGCCAGGGAAGGTCTCTGGGTCCTGCCTCTTCCCCAACCCAGAGCAGGATCCTCCAAAAAGCCATGATGCTGCTCCTGGCACTGCCACCAGCCTCCATGAGCTCATTTTCCACCCCAAAAGGACTTTCCCAGCCTGACTTTTACTTCTTTTATTGGGATTTTCTacagcctccagctgcagggctgggccaagtgggtgggagggagcaggcTGGGCTTGGGCCACCGGCACCCTTCGGTGGCAGCTCTGTGTTCACCCGGCTGTGCATGGCtagagcaggcaggggagcagagctggcagctcgGGGTGCTgatcccatccccatccctgtccctgtcaCTGTCCCCTCCGTCAGGTACCCGCGGGGCTGTCCCAGAGcccactgcagcccatggcaCCTGCAGCCAGGCCAGGATCCCCAGATCGCTGCACCCAGGAGCTGTGGAGGCAGCGCAGGACTCGGGGCTGTGCAGGAGGCTGTGTGGCCACCGGCCGCAGCACGGCTGCGTGTTCCTCCCGGGTGGGAGCAGCCTTCCCGGGACGGGCCAGCGCCAGTGGGGCTGTGCTTGGCTGGAACAGGGTCTTCGAACACCCAGGGATGCTCCTGTGGGACGGGGTCCTCCATCCCAGCAGTGCATGGGGATGTTCCTTCCCCATCGCTTGCCGAGATCAGGGGGACGTCTGGGACCTGGCTGGCGCTGGCGTGGGGCCCAGACATCTGGCGCGCAGGATGATGCTTTGTTTTGTACCCGTCCCTGGGGGCTGGATGGTGGGAAGGGTTTTGCTATGAGCTGAGCCATCTCCCGCATCCTGCCGAGGGCTCTGGCACGGGCCCAGGAGGGGAGGCTGCCCTCGCTGGCGTGACTCACCCCCCACGTGATTGGGACTTTCTAGGTTTGCTGAAGACCTGGCACCTCTCCGCACCCTCCCAGTTGGGGTGCTGGGCGCAGCGCCCAGCTCCGGGGCAGGAGAGGCCAGCTCAGCTGGCCccgctcccagctccccagggccaAGGCACACAGCTCAGCAGGCTCCAGCGCTCCGATTCAGCCCCGCTCAGCACTTCCAGGGCTGTTATGAATTTCCCCATGCAGCTTGGCTCAGAGTCAAACCGGCTGCGTCCGCACCGCTGGCGGCTGCCAGCTCCCACTGCGGGAGATGCCTTAAAGGTGCCGTAGCCTGTCCCGGCAGGGATACTGCCGAATGGCagccgcggccgccccggcaccccacaGCCGGAGAGGGGACTGCAGCAGGGCCAAACCCACCAACTCATCACTGGAGCTATGGCAGCACCAGTACCGGTGCTCCTGGGAAAGTCTGATGCTCTCCATAGGTGTGGAGAAGCCCCGCCAGGACCCACAGTTGCCGGGGTGTCCCAAAAAGGGGGTTCTCCCTCAGGGTGGAACGGTGGAGCCCTGTGTTCCCGTGCTGGGTCCTGCAGCGCCCTGCCCTCGGGAATGGCGGTGCCCTGCACCGGTGCCGGTGTTGCCGCCTGCCTGGCTTGCTGCCCTGAGCTATCCTGGCACGGGAACCGCAGGCTGCAGCTGAGGTCGGGGCTGCCAGCCAAGGGAAACGCTTTGGCTGGCCGCGGGGCTTGTACCCAAACCGCCCGGCAGTGCCACATCAACTTGGTGGTGGCGAAGTGCTCGGGCGCCGTGCTGCATGAAGGGTTCCAGGGCTGGGCAAAGTGTCCCCGGGCCAGCCTGGCCCCGTCTCTCCTCACCCCTGTCCTGTGaggacccccaccccacagtGGGGGGACATGGGCTCTGCGGGTGGGGGGTGTGGGACAGAGCCCTCCTGCACTCCCCACGCTGGTGGGGATGGAGACGGTGGCtgt is from Phalacrocorax carbo chromosome 4, bPhaCar2.1, whole genome shotgun sequence and encodes:
- the CPXM1 gene encoding probable carboxypeptidase X1 → MLGLPLALLLLLAPLPPPARAAPPASRPRPRGLAAAPPEPGRPGATGMGALGGAAGAAPGGTATGPPTGTGTALPRATVPSSPHTTAGPPKGTGATPLRGTVPSSPHTTAGPPKGTTASLPKGTGVAPPRSTAATPPKGTTASPPKGTGATPPKGTTASPPKGTGATPPKGTTAAPPKGATGGAPGSAAPSSPGPSERGRPKEGGPGTKAPAPRKKLVRVKVVKKKVVKKKPKAPAEDAAPPQQPQCPPLGLESLRVQDSQLRSSSDKRYGLGAHRGRLNIQSGLYDGDFFDGGWCAGHEDTEQWLEVDARRLTNFTGVITQGLNSIWTYDWVTSYKVQVSNDTRTWQPCLNGTEEAVFPGNKDPETPVLNLLPSPVVARYLRINPQTWFQNGTICLRAEVLGCPLPDPNNVYSWHSQPLPTDKLDFRHHNYKEMRKLMKRVNDDCPDITRIYSIGKSYLGLKMYVMEISDNPGQHEVGEPEFRYVAGMHGNEVLGRELLLNLMEYLCREFRLGNPRVVQLVTETRIHLLPSMNPDGYETAYKLGSELSGWATGRWTYEGIDLNHNFADLNTALWDAEDNDLVPHEFPNHYIPIPEYYTFANATVAPETRAVIDWMQRYPFVLSANLHGGELVVTYPFDMTRTYWKAQELTPTADDGVFRWLATVYATSNLAMASEERRLCHYDDFIRFGNIINGANWHTVPGSMNDFSYLHTNCFEITVELSCDKFPHASELPAEWENNRESLLLYMEQVHRGIKGVVRDRDTEQGIANAIISVDGINHDVRTAFDGDYWRLLNPGEYEVTARAEGYEAATRPCRVSYENVPTPCSFHLSRARRQRLRGRLPGGSLLHPDLVLRLRRERLRRLRAHRRAP